CAGCGCCGCATCCAGGTCCTGGCGGCGGCCTCGGTCGCGCTGGTCGTGGCGGTGGGGCTGATCGGCTACGGGTTCAGCGACGGCATCAACCTCTATCGTTCGCCCAGCCAGGTCAGCGAGGCGGCACCCGATCCCGAGGAGTTCTTCCAGCTGGGCGGGCTGGTCAAGGAGGGCTCGATCGCCAATGGCGAGGGCGTGGCCTTCGATTTCGTCATCACCGACGGCGCGGCCGAGATCCCGGTGACCTATGTCGGCGGCGATCCGCGGCCCGACCTGTTCACCGAAGGGCAGGGCACCATCGCCAAGGGCTGGTATCGCGACGGCCGCTTCGAGGCGCGCGACCTGCTGGCCAAGCATGACGAGACCTACATGCCGCGCGAGGTGATGGATTCGCTGAAGGCCACCGGCGTCTATCAGGAACCCGGCGCCTGAGCGCTTGCGCAACGCCCGCAGGGTTAACGACCCGTTAACGCCCACGCGTCAGCATCCCCCGGTGCGGCCGATCCCCGGCCGCCCCAGCCAAGGGGGGTGTCATGCCAAGCGTCGACCAGATTGCCCGAGAGATCGTGGCCCGCGAGGGGGGCTATGT
Above is a window of Paracoccus liaowanqingii DNA encoding:
- the ccmE gene encoding cytochrome c maturation protein CcmE, which encodes MKSLKKQRRIQVLAAASVALVVAVGLIGYGFSDGINLYRSPSQVSEAAPDPEEFFQLGGLVKEGSIANGEGVAFDFVITDGAAEIPVTYVGGDPRPDLFTEGQGTIAKGWYRDGRFEARDLLAKHDETYMPREVMDSLKATGVYQEPGA